In Aphelocoma coerulescens isolate FSJ_1873_10779 chromosome 13, UR_Acoe_1.0, whole genome shotgun sequence, the following are encoded in one genomic region:
- the AFAP1L1 gene encoding actin filament-associated protein 1-like 1 isoform X1: MDRLSVLDQLLPELSVLLKLLDHEYLSATTQEKKLAVSTILQKLQPPAGKDVDYMYVNTASLGNGTSFVESLFEEFDCDLGDLQDMQEEEGDTSDGVGLELAGNQTAKPVPVDPAPPLPTTPPPEDYYEEALPLGPGKAPEYITSRNSSSPPNSIEDGYYEDADSNYSVTRINGEQKNSYNDSDAMSSSYESYDEEEEEGKGQQLTHQWPSEEASMNLVKDCRICAFLLRKKRFGQWAKQLTIIRDSKLLCYKSSKDRQPHVEVPLSTCNVIYVPKDGRRKKHELRFSLPGAEALVLAVQSKEQAEEWLKVIKEASSPAAGGMEAPTSPAMPCKMELDKRLSQEKHTSDSDSVAMGDTGSPATRREHGEHGKGKKSGLADLKGSMSRAAGKKITRIISFSKKKPSPEDNQTSSTEEDIPCCGYLSVLVNQCWKERWCRLKGNTLYFHKDRTDLRTHVNAIVLRGCEVVPGLGPKHPFAFRILRHGQEVTALEASCSEDLGRWLGLLLVETGSQTAPEALHYDYVDVETIANIVTAVRHSYLWASSSQDHRADSSRVVYDDVPYEKVQQAEEEPGRPGGAQVKRHASSCSEKSRRVDPQVKVKRHASSANQYRYGKNRAEEDARRFLTEKEKLEKEKASIRSELMLLRKEKRELREAMKGSTGPRLQELEQRVAGLEERCRQKEESRVDLELKLTEVKEQLKQSLAGGPALGLAVTSRAENGETTNKPNGSPPEHLVPVNCAAELRKRSPSIIPANTGSVLRKAKEWEKKQT; the protein is encoded by the exons TGCTGGAccagctcctgccagagctcagcGTCCTGCTCAAGCTGCTGGACCACGAGTACCTGAGTGCCACCACGCAGGAGAAGAAGCTGGCTGTCTCCACCatcctgcagaagctgcagccgCCTGCAG GGAAGGATGTGGACTACATGTATGTCAACACAGCGTCCCTGGGCAACGGCACTAGCTTCGTGGAGTCCCTCTTTGAGGAGTTCG ACTGCGACCTGGGGGACCTGCAGGAcatgcaggaggaggagggggacacCAGCGACGGCGTTGGcttggagctggcagggaaccaGACGGCCAAACCT GTTCCTGTggatcctgctcctccactgcccaCCACTCCCCCTCCTGAGGATTACTACGAGGAAGCGCTGCCCCTGGGCCCTGGCAAGGCTCCTGAGTACATCACCTCCCGCA ACAGCTCCAGCCCCCCCAATTCCATCGAGGACGGCTATTACGAGGATGCAGACAGCAACTACTCTGTCACCAGGATAAACGGGGAGCAAAAAAACTCCT aCAATGACTCGGATGCCATGAGCAGCTCTTACGAGTCctatgatgaggaggaggaggagggcaagGGCCAGCAGCTGACACACCAGTGGCCCTCGGAGGAGGCCTCCATGAACCTGGTGAAGGATTGCCGGATCTGCGCGTTCCTCCTGCGCAAGAAGCGCTTCGGGCAGTGGGCCAAGCAGCTCACCATCATCCGGGACAGCAAACTGCTG TGCTACAAAAGCTCCAAGGACCGTCAGCCACACGTGGAGGTGCCCCTGAGCACCTGCAACGTCATTTATGTGCCCAAGGACGGGCGGCGCAAGAAGCACGAGCTGCGGTTCTCGCTGCCGGGGGCCGAGGCGCTGGTGCTGGCGGTGCAGAGCAAGGAGCAGGCTGAGGAGTGGCTCAAG gtGATAAAGGAAGCCAGCAGTCCAGCAGCGGGCGGGATGGAGgcccccacctccccagcaATGCCGTGCAAGATGGAGCTGGATAAG CGGCTGTCCCAGGAGAAGCACACCTCAGACTCGGACAGTGTGGCCATGGGTGACACCgggtccccggccacccgcagagagcacggcgagcACG GGAAAGGCAAAAAGAGCGGCCTGGCTGACCTGAAGGGCTCGATGAGCCGGGCAGCGGGGAAGAAGATCACCAGGATCATCAGCTTCTCCAAGAAGAAGCCATCCCCCGAGGACAACCAGACCTCCTCCACGGAGGAGGACATCCCCTGCTGCG GCTACCTCAGCGTGCTGGTGAACCAGTGCTGGAAGGAGCGCTGGTGTCGCCTCAAGGGCAACACCCTCTACTTCCACAAGGACCGCACGGACCTGCGCACGCACGTGAACGCCATCGTCCTGCGGGGCTGCGAGGTGGTGCCCGGGCTGGGCCCCAAGCACCCCTTTGCCTTCCGCATCCTGCGCCACGGGCAGGAGGTGACGGCGCTGGAG GCAAGCTGCTCCGAAGACCTGGGCCGCTGGCTGGGTCTCCTCTTGGTAGAGACAGGCTCCCAGACAGCCCCAGAGGCCTTGCACTATGACTACGTGGATGTGGAGACCATTGCTAACATCGTGACGGCCGTGAGACACTCCTACCT GTGGGCCAGCTCCTCCCAGGATCACCGAGCGGACTCCTCCCGGGTGGTGTACGATGATGTCCCCTATGAGAAGGTTCAG caggcagaggaggagcCGGGGCGACCGGGTGGGGCCCAGGTGAAGCGCCACGCCTCGTCCTGCAGCGAGAAATCGCGGAGGGTGGACCCGCAAGTCAAAGTGAAGAGACACGCGTCCA GTGCCAACCAGTACAGGTACGGCAAGAACCGGGCCGAGGAGGACGCCAGGCGATTCCTGACGGAGAAGgagaagctggagaaggagaaggcatcGATCCGCAGCGAGCTGATGTTGCTGCGGAAGGAGAAGCGGGAGCTGCGGGAAGCCATGAAGGGCAGCACGG GGCcgaggctgcaggagctggagcagcgggtGGCGGGGCTGGAGGAGCGATGCCGGCAGAAGGAGGAGTCTCGGGTCGATCTGGAGCTCAAGCTGACCGAGGtgaaggagcagctgaagcAGTCGCTGGCAGGAGGGCCGGCCCTGGGGCTGGCTGTGACCAGCAGGGCTGAGAATGGG gaaactacAAACAAGCCAAACGGGAGCCCCCCGGAGCACTTGGTCCCTGTGAActgtgcagcagagctgaggaAGAGAAGCCCCTCCATCATCCCTGCCAACACGGGAAGCGTGCTGCGGAAAGCCAAG gaatgggaaaagaagCAGACTTAA
- the GRPEL2 gene encoding grpE protein homolog 2, mitochondrial isoform X1, translating into MAARSLRRLGALLPAGGKAGTGSLYFRGSPCAFSTAAQQRSTGDECGPEDPSDEPKHSLSDCALEHKAIKLEEQVRDLTERYRKALADSENVRRRTQKFVEDAKLFGIQSFCRDLVEVADILEKTAESAAGQAEPSDPNPTLKKIYEGLSLIEAKLQSVFAKHGLQKMNPVGGRYDPYDHEIICHVPAEGMQPGTVALVTQDGYKLHGRTIRHALVGVAVEAQE; encoded by the exons ATGGCCGCCCGCTCCCTGAGGCGCCTCGGGGCCCTGCTGCCCGCGGGCGGCAAGGCTGGCACAGGCAG tttgtATTTCAGAGGGTCCCCCTGTGCTTTCAGCACTGCAGCTCAGCAGAGAAGTACAGGAGATGAGTGTGGCCCAGAGGATCCCAGTGACGAGCCCAAGCACTCCCTCTCTGACTGTGCCTTGGAGCACAAAGCCATAAAATTGGAGGAGCAAGTCCGAGATTTAACT GAGCGATACCGGAAAGCTTTGGCAGATTCCGAGAACGTCCGGAGGAGAACACAGAAGTTTGTGGAAGATGCCAAACTCTTTG GGATCCAGAGCTTCTGCAGGGACCTGGTGGAGGTAGCAGACATCCTGGAGAAGACAGCCGAGAGCGCCGCGGGCCAGGCGGAGCCCAGCGATCCCAACCCGACCCTGAAGAAGATCTACGAGGGCCTCTCCCTCATCGAGGCCAAGCTGCAGAGCGTCTTTGCCAAGCATGGCCTGCAGAAGATGAACCCTGTGGGTGGCAGGTACGACCCCTACGACCACGAGATCATCTGCCACGTGCCGGCCGAGGGCATGCAGCCGGGCACGGTGGCGCTGGTCACTCAGGACGGCTACAAACTGCACGGCCGCACCATCAGGCACGCGCTGGTCGGTGTCGCCGTGGAGGCACAGGAGTGA
- the GRPEL2 gene encoding grpE protein homolog 2, mitochondrial isoform X3: MFIIKAKRFRARLYFRGSPCAFSTAAQQRSTGDECGPEDPSDEPKHSLSDCALEHKAIKLEEQVRDLTERYRKALADSENVRRRTQKFVEDAKLFGIQSFCRDLVEVADILEKTAESAAGQAEPSDPNPTLKKIYEGLSLIEAKLQSVFAKHGLQKMNPVGGRYDPYDHEIICHVPAEGMQPGTVALVTQDGYKLHGRTIRHALVGVAVEAQE, from the exons ATGTTCATTATTAAGGCAAAGCGTTTCCGCGCTCG tttgtATTTCAGAGGGTCCCCCTGTGCTTTCAGCACTGCAGCTCAGCAGAGAAGTACAGGAGATGAGTGTGGCCCAGAGGATCCCAGTGACGAGCCCAAGCACTCCCTCTCTGACTGTGCCTTGGAGCACAAAGCCATAAAATTGGAGGAGCAAGTCCGAGATTTAACT GAGCGATACCGGAAAGCTTTGGCAGATTCCGAGAACGTCCGGAGGAGAACACAGAAGTTTGTGGAAGATGCCAAACTCTTTG GGATCCAGAGCTTCTGCAGGGACCTGGTGGAGGTAGCAGACATCCTGGAGAAGACAGCCGAGAGCGCCGCGGGCCAGGCGGAGCCCAGCGATCCCAACCCGACCCTGAAGAAGATCTACGAGGGCCTCTCCCTCATCGAGGCCAAGCTGCAGAGCGTCTTTGCCAAGCATGGCCTGCAGAAGATGAACCCTGTGGGTGGCAGGTACGACCCCTACGACCACGAGATCATCTGCCACGTGCCGGCCGAGGGCATGCAGCCGGGCACGGTGGCGCTGGTCACTCAGGACGGCTACAAACTGCACGGCCGCACCATCAGGCACGCGCTGGTCGGTGTCGCCGTGGAGGCACAGGAGTGA
- the GRPEL2 gene encoding grpE protein homolog 2, mitochondrial isoform X2, producing MAARSLRRLGALLPAGGKAGTGRGSPCAFSTAAQQRSTGDECGPEDPSDEPKHSLSDCALEHKAIKLEEQVRDLTERYRKALADSENVRRRTQKFVEDAKLFGIQSFCRDLVEVADILEKTAESAAGQAEPSDPNPTLKKIYEGLSLIEAKLQSVFAKHGLQKMNPVGGRYDPYDHEIICHVPAEGMQPGTVALVTQDGYKLHGRTIRHALVGVAVEAQE from the exons ATGGCCGCCCGCTCCCTGAGGCGCCTCGGGGCCCTGCTGCCCGCGGGCGGCAAGGCTGGCACAGGCAG AGGGTCCCCCTGTGCTTTCAGCACTGCAGCTCAGCAGAGAAGTACAGGAGATGAGTGTGGCCCAGAGGATCCCAGTGACGAGCCCAAGCACTCCCTCTCTGACTGTGCCTTGGAGCACAAAGCCATAAAATTGGAGGAGCAAGTCCGAGATTTAACT GAGCGATACCGGAAAGCTTTGGCAGATTCCGAGAACGTCCGGAGGAGAACACAGAAGTTTGTGGAAGATGCCAAACTCTTTG GGATCCAGAGCTTCTGCAGGGACCTGGTGGAGGTAGCAGACATCCTGGAGAAGACAGCCGAGAGCGCCGCGGGCCAGGCGGAGCCCAGCGATCCCAACCCGACCCTGAAGAAGATCTACGAGGGCCTCTCCCTCATCGAGGCCAAGCTGCAGAGCGTCTTTGCCAAGCATGGCCTGCAGAAGATGAACCCTGTGGGTGGCAGGTACGACCCCTACGACCACGAGATCATCTGCCACGTGCCGGCCGAGGGCATGCAGCCGGGCACGGTGGCGCTGGTCACTCAGGACGGCTACAAACTGCACGGCCGCACCATCAGGCACGCGCTGGTCGGTGTCGCCGTGGAGGCACAGGAGTGA
- the AFAP1L1 gene encoding actin filament-associated protein 1-like 1 isoform X2: MDRLSVLDQLLPELSVLLKLLDHEYLSATTQEKKLAVSTILQKLQPPAGKDVDYMYVNTASLGNGTSFVESLFEEFDCDLGDLQDMQEEEGDTSDGVGLELAGNQTAKPVPVDPAPPLPTTPPPEDYYEEALPLGPGKAPEYITSRNSSSPPNSIEDGYYEDADSNYSVTRINGEQKNSYNDSDAMSSSYESYDEEEEEGKGQQLTHQWPSEEASMNLVKDCRICAFLLRKKRFGQWAKQLTIIRDSKLLCYKSSKDRQPHVEVPLSTCNVIYVPKDGRRKKHELRFSLPGAEALVLAVQSKEQAEEWLKVIKEASSPAAGGMEAPTSPAMPCKMELDKRLSQEKHTSDSDSVAMGDTGSPATRREHGEHGKGKKSGLADLKGSMSRAAGKKITRIISFSKKKPSPEDNQTSSTEEDIPCCGYLSVLVNQCWKERWCRLKGNTLYFHKDRTDLRTHVNAIVLRGCEVVPGLGPKHPFAFRILRHGQEVTALEASCSEDLGRWLGLLLVETGSQTAPEALHYDYVDVETIANIVTAVRHSYLWASSSQDHRADSSRVVYDDVPYEKVQAEEEPGRPGGAQVKRHASSCSEKSRRVDPQVKVKRHASSANQYRYGKNRAEEDARRFLTEKEKLEKEKASIRSELMLLRKEKRELREAMKGSTGPRLQELEQRVAGLEERCRQKEESRVDLELKLTEVKEQLKQSLAGGPALGLAVTSRAENGETTNKPNGSPPEHLVPVNCAAELRKRSPSIIPANTGSVLRKAKEWEKKQT, from the exons TGCTGGAccagctcctgccagagctcagcGTCCTGCTCAAGCTGCTGGACCACGAGTACCTGAGTGCCACCACGCAGGAGAAGAAGCTGGCTGTCTCCACCatcctgcagaagctgcagccgCCTGCAG GGAAGGATGTGGACTACATGTATGTCAACACAGCGTCCCTGGGCAACGGCACTAGCTTCGTGGAGTCCCTCTTTGAGGAGTTCG ACTGCGACCTGGGGGACCTGCAGGAcatgcaggaggaggagggggacacCAGCGACGGCGTTGGcttggagctggcagggaaccaGACGGCCAAACCT GTTCCTGTggatcctgctcctccactgcccaCCACTCCCCCTCCTGAGGATTACTACGAGGAAGCGCTGCCCCTGGGCCCTGGCAAGGCTCCTGAGTACATCACCTCCCGCA ACAGCTCCAGCCCCCCCAATTCCATCGAGGACGGCTATTACGAGGATGCAGACAGCAACTACTCTGTCACCAGGATAAACGGGGAGCAAAAAAACTCCT aCAATGACTCGGATGCCATGAGCAGCTCTTACGAGTCctatgatgaggaggaggaggagggcaagGGCCAGCAGCTGACACACCAGTGGCCCTCGGAGGAGGCCTCCATGAACCTGGTGAAGGATTGCCGGATCTGCGCGTTCCTCCTGCGCAAGAAGCGCTTCGGGCAGTGGGCCAAGCAGCTCACCATCATCCGGGACAGCAAACTGCTG TGCTACAAAAGCTCCAAGGACCGTCAGCCACACGTGGAGGTGCCCCTGAGCACCTGCAACGTCATTTATGTGCCCAAGGACGGGCGGCGCAAGAAGCACGAGCTGCGGTTCTCGCTGCCGGGGGCCGAGGCGCTGGTGCTGGCGGTGCAGAGCAAGGAGCAGGCTGAGGAGTGGCTCAAG gtGATAAAGGAAGCCAGCAGTCCAGCAGCGGGCGGGATGGAGgcccccacctccccagcaATGCCGTGCAAGATGGAGCTGGATAAG CGGCTGTCCCAGGAGAAGCACACCTCAGACTCGGACAGTGTGGCCATGGGTGACACCgggtccccggccacccgcagagagcacggcgagcACG GGAAAGGCAAAAAGAGCGGCCTGGCTGACCTGAAGGGCTCGATGAGCCGGGCAGCGGGGAAGAAGATCACCAGGATCATCAGCTTCTCCAAGAAGAAGCCATCCCCCGAGGACAACCAGACCTCCTCCACGGAGGAGGACATCCCCTGCTGCG GCTACCTCAGCGTGCTGGTGAACCAGTGCTGGAAGGAGCGCTGGTGTCGCCTCAAGGGCAACACCCTCTACTTCCACAAGGACCGCACGGACCTGCGCACGCACGTGAACGCCATCGTCCTGCGGGGCTGCGAGGTGGTGCCCGGGCTGGGCCCCAAGCACCCCTTTGCCTTCCGCATCCTGCGCCACGGGCAGGAGGTGACGGCGCTGGAG GCAAGCTGCTCCGAAGACCTGGGCCGCTGGCTGGGTCTCCTCTTGGTAGAGACAGGCTCCCAGACAGCCCCAGAGGCCTTGCACTATGACTACGTGGATGTGGAGACCATTGCTAACATCGTGACGGCCGTGAGACACTCCTACCT GTGGGCCAGCTCCTCCCAGGATCACCGAGCGGACTCCTCCCGGGTGGTGTACGATGATGTCCCCTATGAGAAGGTTCAG gcagaggaggagcCGGGGCGACCGGGTGGGGCCCAGGTGAAGCGCCACGCCTCGTCCTGCAGCGAGAAATCGCGGAGGGTGGACCCGCAAGTCAAAGTGAAGAGACACGCGTCCA GTGCCAACCAGTACAGGTACGGCAAGAACCGGGCCGAGGAGGACGCCAGGCGATTCCTGACGGAGAAGgagaagctggagaaggagaaggcatcGATCCGCAGCGAGCTGATGTTGCTGCGGAAGGAGAAGCGGGAGCTGCGGGAAGCCATGAAGGGCAGCACGG GGCcgaggctgcaggagctggagcagcgggtGGCGGGGCTGGAGGAGCGATGCCGGCAGAAGGAGGAGTCTCGGGTCGATCTGGAGCTCAAGCTGACCGAGGtgaaggagcagctgaagcAGTCGCTGGCAGGAGGGCCGGCCCTGGGGCTGGCTGTGACCAGCAGGGCTGAGAATGGG gaaactacAAACAAGCCAAACGGGAGCCCCCCGGAGCACTTGGTCCCTGTGAActgtgcagcagagctgaggaAGAGAAGCCCCTCCATCATCCCTGCCAACACGGGAAGCGTGCTGCGGAAAGCCAAG gaatgggaaaagaagCAGACTTAA